One Thiocapsa sp. genomic window carries:
- a CDS encoding L-threonylcarbamoyladenylate synthase, translated as MAQFFQIHPANPQTRLIRRTVEILLEGGVILYPTDSSYALGCQIGEKSAMERIRRIRKLDDKHNFTLVCRDLSEITTYAKIDNQAFRLLKSLTPGPYTFIHEATKQVPRRLLHPKRKAIGIRVPDNEICRALLGELDQPILSTTLIMPGDDRPLTDPEEMRELLDKQVDLIIDGGFCGLEPTTVVDMTAEPPSLLRLGKGDASLFEE; from the coding sequence ATGGCGCAGTTTTTTCAGATCCATCCCGCGAACCCGCAGACGCGTCTGATTCGCCGCACGGTCGAGATCCTGTTGGAGGGCGGCGTCATCCTCTATCCCACAGACTCCTCCTACGCGCTCGGCTGCCAGATCGGGGAGAAGTCCGCCATGGAGCGGATCCGCCGTATCCGCAAACTTGACGATAAGCACAACTTCACCCTGGTCTGCCGCGATCTGTCCGAGATCACGACCTATGCGAAGATCGACAACCAGGCGTTTCGGTTGCTCAAGAGTCTGACGCCCGGCCCCTACACCTTCATCCACGAAGCGACCAAGCAGGTCCCGCGGCGGCTGCTGCATCCCAAGCGCAAGGCGATCGGCATCCGGGTGCCCGACAACGAGATCTGCCGTGCACTGCTCGGCGAGCTCGACCAGCCGATCCTCAGCACCACGCTGATCATGCCGGGCGACGATCGACCCCTGACCGATCCCGAGGAGATGCGCGAGCTGCTCGATAAGCAGGTCGATCTCATCATCGACGGGGGGTTCTGCGGACTCGAGCCGACCACCGTGGTCGATATGACCGCGGAGCCGCCGAGTCTCTTGCGCCTCGGCAAGGGTGACGCGAGCTTGTTCGAGGAATGA
- a CDS encoding site-2 protease family protein translates to MEALNPYQLLAVLVIPVLFAITVHEAAHGWVASKLGDRTALMLGRVTFNPIKHIDPIGTIVVPIATFFLVGFLFGWAKPVPVDWRNLHHPRRDMALVAVAGPGANLLMALFWGGMIKLGVLLLPSSQWIALPLIYMGAAGILINVFLMVLNLVPLLPLDGGRVLNAVLPPKVALQFSRLEPFGLILLLALLITGLLGAVLLPIVIGTVGLLPGSAIVRELFFV, encoded by the coding sequence ATGGAAGCCCTGAATCCCTATCAACTGCTCGCCGTCCTCGTCATCCCGGTGTTGTTCGCCATCACGGTTCACGAGGCCGCGCACGGCTGGGTCGCGAGCAAGCTCGGCGATCGCACTGCGCTGATGCTCGGTCGCGTCACCTTCAACCCCATCAAGCATATTGATCCGATCGGAACCATCGTCGTCCCGATCGCCACCTTTTTCCTTGTGGGATTTCTGTTCGGCTGGGCGAAACCCGTGCCGGTCGATTGGCGCAACCTGCATCATCCGCGTCGCGACATGGCCTTGGTGGCGGTCGCGGGTCCCGGCGCAAACTTGCTGATGGCGCTCTTCTGGGGCGGCATGATCAAGCTGGGTGTGCTGCTGTTGCCGTCCAGCCAATGGATCGCACTTCCTTTGATTTACATGGGCGCCGCCGGGATCCTGATCAACGTGTTTTTGATGGTTCTGAATCTGGTCCCGCTGCTGCCGCTCGACGGCGGGCGCGTGCTCAACGCCGTGCTGCCGCCGAAGGTAGCGCTGCAGTTCTCGCGGCTGGAACCCTTCGGCCTGATCCTCCTGCTGGCGTTGTTGATCACCGGGCTCTTGGGTGCCGTCCTGCTTCCGATCGTGATCGGCACCGTGGGCCTGCTCCCCGGCTCGGCGATCGTGAGAGAGCTCTTCTTCGTCTGA
- a CDS encoding tryptophan--tRNA ligase, with translation MTSVSAHHSRVLSGMRPTGRLHLGHYHGVLKNWLELQHEYECFFFVADWHALTTHYEDPSIIPTSTREMVIDWLAAGINPGSATLFIQSRVPEHAELHLLLSMITPLGWLERVPSYKDQQEKLKERDLATYGFLGYPLLQSADILMYKAGQVPVGEDQVAHVELTREVARRFNHIYGRESGFEEKAEEAKRKMGKKNAKLFDGLRRRYQEKGDQEALSVAHALLEGQANITLADRERLLGYLEGGGRVILPEPTPLLTKASKMPGLDGQKMSKSYGNTIALRDDPAVVEKALRTMPTDPARVRRTDPGDPEKCPVWQFHLVYSNDQVRDWVQQGCRSAGIGCLECKQPVIDGVLAELMPMQQRAREFAAQPELLRNVINEGCERARDVAHETLEEVRHAMSLVMS, from the coding sequence TTGACTTCCGTCTCCGCACACCACTCGCGCGTCCTCTCCGGGATGCGTCCCACGGGCCGTCTCCACTTGGGACACTATCACGGCGTCCTGAAGAACTGGCTGGAGCTGCAGCACGAATACGAGTGTTTCTTCTTCGTCGCCGATTGGCATGCCTTGACGACGCACTACGAGGATCCATCGATCATCCCGACGAGCACCCGCGAGATGGTGATCGACTGGTTGGCCGCCGGGATCAATCCGGGCTCGGCGACACTCTTCATCCAGTCGCGCGTCCCGGAGCACGCCGAGCTGCATCTGCTGCTCTCCATGATTACGCCCCTGGGTTGGCTCGAGCGCGTGCCGAGCTACAAGGACCAACAGGAGAAGCTCAAGGAGCGGGATCTCGCGACCTACGGTTTTCTCGGCTATCCGCTGCTCCAGAGCGCGGACATCCTCATGTACAAGGCCGGGCAGGTCCCGGTCGGCGAGGATCAGGTCGCCCATGTCGAGCTGACGCGCGAGGTCGCGCGGCGCTTCAATCACATCTACGGTCGCGAGTCCGGCTTCGAGGAGAAGGCGGAAGAGGCCAAGCGCAAGATGGGCAAGAAGAACGCCAAGCTGTTCGATGGGCTGCGGCGCCGCTATCAGGAGAAAGGCGATCAAGAGGCGCTGAGCGTTGCCCATGCCCTCCTGGAAGGACAGGCCAACATTACCCTGGCCGATCGCGAACGGCTGCTCGGCTATCTGGAAGGCGGCGGTCGCGTCATCCTGCCCGAGCCGACGCCGCTGCTGACGAAAGCATCCAAGATGCCGGGGCTGGACGGGCAGAAGATGTCCAAGTCCTACGGCAACACCATCGCCCTGCGCGACGATCCCGCAGTGGTCGAGAAGGCCCTGCGGACCATGCCGACCGACCCGGCGCGGGTGCGCCGAACCGATCCGGGCGATCCGGAAAAGTGTCCGGTCTGGCAATTCCACCTGGTCTATTCGAACGATCAGGTGCGCGATTGGGTGCAGCAGGGCTGCCGCTCGGCCGGCATCGGCTGTCTCGAATGCAAGCAGCCGGTGATCGACGGGGTGCTCGCCGAGCTGATGCCGATGCAGCAACGCGCCCGGGAATTTGCCGCTCAGCCGGAGCTGCTGCGCAACGTCATCAACGAGGGCTGCGAACGTGCACGCGATGTCGCGCACGAGACGCTTGAAGAGGTTCGGCACGCCATGTCACTGGTGATGAGCTAA
- a CDS encoding ScpA family protein, whose translation MPLEAAPFAMVRGLPFMTLPVDLYIPPDALEIFLDAFEGPLDLLLYLIKRQNLDILDIPIAAITAQYIEYVDLMTELRLELAAEYLVMAAMLAEIKSRMLLPRVQAAEEEGADPRAELVRRLQEYERFKQAAQDLDALPRLERDVFSVRVEVPPGHVQRVPPDVDFRELLLAMRDVMARADLFTRHRVERESLSLRERMSWVLERLSDGGFLAFTDLFDVTEGRAGVVVSFLALLELIKAATLELVQAEPFAPIHVRLRETAAGEILDEAALA comes from the coding sequence ATGCCGCTCGAGGCGGCGCCCTTCGCCATGGTGCGGGGCTTGCCCTTCATGACCTTGCCCGTGGACCTTTACATCCCCCCGGATGCGCTCGAGATCTTTCTGGATGCCTTCGAGGGGCCGCTGGATCTGTTGCTTTATCTGATCAAGCGACAGAATCTCGACATCCTGGATATCCCGATTGCGGCCATCACCGCCCAGTACATCGAATACGTCGACCTCATGACCGAGCTGCGCCTGGAGCTGGCGGCGGAGTATCTGGTGATGGCCGCGATGCTGGCCGAGATCAAATCCCGCATGCTCCTGCCGCGTGTGCAGGCCGCGGAGGAGGAGGGCGCGGATCCGCGTGCCGAGCTGGTGCGTCGGCTCCAGGAGTACGAGCGGTTCAAGCAGGCGGCGCAGGATCTGGATGCACTGCCCAGGCTCGAGCGCGACGTCTTTTCCGTCCGCGTCGAGGTGCCGCCGGGCCATGTTCAGCGCGTCCCGCCGGATGTGGATTTCCGCGAGCTGCTCCTCGCGATGCGCGACGTCATGGCGCGTGCGGATCTCTTCACCCGCCACCGGGTCGAGCGCGAATCCTTGTCGTTGCGCGAACGGATGTCGTGGGTGCTCGAGCGCCTGAGCGATGGCGGATTTCTCGCCTTCACGGATCTGTTCGACGTCACCGAGGGGCGCGCGGGCGTCGTTGTGAGCTTTCTCGCCCTCTTGGAGCTGATCAAGGCGGCGACCTTGGAGCTGGTCCAGGCCGAGCCGTTCGCGCCCATCCATGTGCGTCTGCGCGAGACCGCGGCGGGCGAGATCCTCGACGAGGCCGCGCTTGCTTAA
- the scpB gene encoding SMC-Scp complex subunit ScpB, whose amino-acid sequence MCVCARPRRARSSTRPRLLKQIVEAALVAAGGPLTLDQLLALFLDDERPSRAELLAAIVALQEDYAERGLEIVEVAGGWRTQVRASIAPWVARLWDERPPRYSRALLETLSLIAYRQPITRGEIEDIRGVAVSTQIVKTLTEREWIRVVGHRDVPGRPALFATTRKFLDYFGLRSLNELPTLAEIRAPDFLIDEELRLEEPIHDAADKKPRDGSGV is encoded by the coding sequence ATGTGCGTCTGCGCGAGACCGCGGCGGGCGAGATCCTCGACGAGGCCGCGCTTGCTTAAACAGATCGTCGAGGCCGCGCTGGTCGCCGCGGGCGGACCACTGACCCTGGATCAGCTTCTTGCGCTCTTTCTGGACGACGAGCGTCCGTCGCGTGCGGAGCTGCTTGCGGCGATCGTTGCGCTGCAGGAGGACTATGCCGAGCGCGGTCTGGAGATCGTCGAGGTCGCCGGCGGTTGGCGCACGCAGGTGCGCGCGAGCATCGCCCCCTGGGTCGCACGCCTGTGGGACGAGCGTCCGCCGCGCTACTCGCGCGCCCTGCTCGAAACACTCTCGCTGATCGCCTATCGCCAGCCGATCACGCGCGGCGAAATCGAGGATATCCGCGGGGTCGCCGTGAGCACCCAGATCGTCAAGACCCTGACCGAGCGCGAGTGGATCCGCGTGGTCGGTCATCGCGACGTCCCCGGTCGGCCCGCACTCTTCGCCACCACCCGCAAGTTCCTGGATTACTTCGGCCTGCGCTCCCTCAACGAGCTGCCGACCCTCGCCGAGATCCGCGCCCCGGATTTCCTGATCGACGAGGAGTTGAGGCTCGAGGAGCCAATCCACGATGCTGCGGACAAAAAGCCCCGAGACGGCTCTGGTGTATGA
- the rluB gene encoding 23S rRNA pseudouridine(2605) synthase RluB, producing the protein MKTDRRLPPSPPQPPAEEPVRLQKALADAGLGSRRTIEGWISEGRIRVNGDLAKLGDRVTSRDRIRVDGQDVKLKGRREKLPQVIAYHKPEGELVTRRDPEERPTVFRRLPKPKEGRWIAVGRLDINTSGLILFTTDGELANRLMHPSREVEREYAVRILGDVPEGTLERLAAGIELEDGLAKFDVVTERGGTGANRWFHVVLREGRNREVRRLWEAAGCQVSRLIRIRYGNIELGRRLYTGNWRPLSEDEQKTLMGLAGLTPPVPKRRQVRPGAKPWQAKPSGDSPFARGPKWGRPRGDR; encoded by the coding sequence ATGAAAACCGACCGACGCTTGCCCCCATCCCCGCCGCAGCCTCCCGCCGAGGAGCCCGTGCGCCTGCAAAAGGCCCTTGCCGACGCGGGCCTGGGCTCGCGTCGCACCATCGAGGGCTGGATCAGCGAGGGGCGGATCCGGGTGAACGGCGATCTCGCCAAGCTCGGCGATCGGGTCACCAGCCGGGATCGGATCCGCGTCGACGGGCAAGACGTCAAGCTCAAGGGGCGGCGAGAGAAGCTTCCGCAAGTCATCGCCTATCACAAGCCCGAGGGCGAGCTGGTCACGCGGCGCGATCCCGAGGAGCGCCCGACGGTGTTTCGTCGTCTGCCCAAACCCAAAGAGGGTCGCTGGATCGCGGTCGGTCGGCTCGATATCAACACCTCCGGGCTCATCCTCTTCACGACCGACGGCGAGCTGGCAAACCGCCTCATGCATCCTTCGCGCGAGGTCGAGCGCGAGTACGCGGTGCGCATCCTCGGCGATGTCCCCGAGGGAACGCTCGAGCGACTCGCCGCCGGCATCGAGCTGGAAGACGGGCTCGCCAAGTTCGATGTGGTCACCGAGCGCGGCGGCACGGGTGCGAATCGCTGGTTTCATGTCGTCCTGCGCGAGGGCCGCAATCGCGAGGTACGTCGCCTCTGGGAGGCCGCCGGCTGCCAGGTGAGTCGCCTGATCCGTATCCGCTACGGCAACATCGAGCTCGGACGACGCCTCTACACCGGGAACTGGCGACCCTTGTCCGAGGACGAGCAAAAGACCTTGATGGGGCTGGCGGGTCTGACACCGCCGGTGCCCAAGCGCCGTCAAGTTCGCCCCGGAGCAAAACCTTGGCAGGCCAAACCGAGCGGCGACTCTCCGTTTGCGCGCGGTCCCAAGTGGGGGCGGCCTCGGGGCGATCGCTGA